A window from Culex pipiens pallens isolate TS chromosome 3, TS_CPP_V2, whole genome shotgun sequence encodes these proteins:
- the LOC120423269 gene encoding heterochromatin protein 1-like yields MVFNRSSGSVARIPKTPGNRRKISTARIFWRNLHARRARSGSATTSEHGSGRRRWGPSGDSGQTNEGQKRIQKGYVAEKLEGVPEEDGERTFLVRWKGVDEVELVQSRMVRLHVPALVIYFYESRIINAAKISVQ; encoded by the exons atggttttcaATAG ATCAAGTGGAAGCGTTGCGAGGATTCCGAAAACACCTGGGAACCGGAGAAAAATCTCAACTGCCAGGATCTTCTGGAGAAATCTGCACGCGAGGAGGGCGAGAAGCGGGTCAGCCACGACAAGCGAACATGGATCGGGTCGTAGAAGATGGGGGCCCTCCGGTGATTCCGGCCAAACGAACGAAGGCCAAAAACGGATTCAAAAAGGTTACGTGGCGGAGAAGTTGGAAGGAGTGCCCGAAGAGGACGGCGAACGGACGTTCCTGGTTCGTTGGAAGGGAGTCGACGAGGTGGAACTGGTCCAGTCCAGGATGGTCCGCCTGCACGTTCCGGCGCTGGTGATTTATTTCTATGAGAGCCGTATCATCAACGCGGCCAAGATAAGCGTGCAGTAG
- the LOC120423270 gene encoding heterochromatin protein 1-like — protein sequence MVFNRSSGSVARIPKTPWNRRKISTARIFWRNLHARRAKSGSATTSEHGSGRRRWGPSGDSGQTNEGQKRIQKGYVAEKLEGVPEEDGERTFLVRWKGVDEVELVQSRMVRLHVPALVIYFYESRIINAAKISVQ from the exons atggttttcaATAG ATCAAGTGGAAGCGTTGCGAGGATTCCGAAAACACCTTGGAACCGGAGAAAAATCTCAACTGCCAGGATCTTCTGGAGAAATCTGCACGCGAGGAGGGCGAAAAGCGGGTCAGCCACGACAAGCGAACATGGATCGGGTCGTAGAAGATGGGGGCCCTCCGGTGATTCCGGCCAAACGAACGAAGGCCAAAAACGGATTCAAAAAGGTTACGTGGCGGAGAAGTTGGAAGGAGTGCCCGAAGAGGACGGCGAACGGACGTTCCTGGTTCGTTGGAAGGGAGTCGACGAGGTGGAACTGGTCCAGTCCAGGATGGTCCGCCTGCACGTTCCGGCGCTGGTGATTTATTTCTATGAGAGCCGTATCATCAACGCGGCCAAGATAAGCGTGCAGTAG